Proteins encoded by one window of Flagellimonas lutaonensis:
- a CDS encoding IS3 family transposase (programmed frameshift): MKKSRFTEAQIVSMLHQYDSGMKVTDICRDKGITTATFYSWKRKYGGMDAQQLKELKSLQEENRRLKAMYADLSLDHRILKDIIEKKPLRPCGRRELAEGIVKEEGLSISRACTIVCLCRSMWYYRSRRDDTQVIDKLTELAEAKPNRGFDWLYNRMRKQGHKWNRKRVLRVYRFLGMQLRRKTKKRLPKRIKEPLEVPDAPREVWSADFMSDSLITGRNFRVFNLMDDFNREALCMKGNFSMPGIRVVEYLREAIEIHGKPLAIRVDNGPEFLSRVFVNYCEVEDIEIKYIQPGKPSQNGFIERFNRTYREDVLDAHLFRDIEEVNMETERFREEYNRFHPHKSLGRSSPKEFLEVFQRGMPL, translated from the exons ATGAAGAAAAGCAGATTCACGGAAGCACAGATTGTGTCCATGCTCCACCAGTACGATTCGGGAATGAAGGTCACCGACATCTGTCGTGACAAGGGTATCACCACGGCCACCTTTTACAGTTGGAAGCGCAAGTACGGTGGTATGGACGCCCAACAGCTCAAGGAGCTCAAGTCTTTGCAGGAAGAAAACAGGAGACTCAAGGCGATGTACGCAGACCTGAGCCTTGACCATAGGATTTTAAAGGACATCATCGAAAAAAAGC CTTTGAGGCCTTGCGGGCGCAGGGAACTGGCGGAAGGCATCGTAAAGGAAGAGGGGCTGAGCATTTCACGTGCTTGTACGATAGTATGCCTTTGCCGTTCGATGTGGTACTATCGGAGCCGTCGTGACGATACGCAGGTCATCGACAAGTTGACGGAACTTGCAGAGGCCAAGCCGAACCGGGGCTTCGACTGGCTCTATAACCGCATGCGCAAGCAAGGCCATAAATGGAACCGTAAACGTGTACTGAGGGTCTACCGGTTCTTGGGCATGCAACTAAGGAGAAAGACCAAGAAGCGATTGCCCAAGCGGATAAAGGAGCCGCTGGAGGTCCCCGATGCCCCAAGGGAGGTATGGAGCGCGGACTTCATGTCCGACAGCCTGATAACGGGAAGGAACTTCAGGGTGTTCAACCTGATGGACGATTTCAACCGTGAGGCACTTTGTATGAAAGGAAACTTCTCCATGCCCGGAATAAGGGTGGTGGAGTACCTAAGGGAGGCCATAGAGATCCATGGCAAGCCCTTGGCCATAAGAGTGGACAACGGCCCCGAATTCCTATCCAGAGTCTTTGTCAACTATTGCGAAGTGGAGGATATCGAGATAAAATACATACAACCGGGCAAGCCGAGCCAGAACGGTTTTATCGAAAGGTTCAACCGGACATATCGCGAAGATGTACTCGATGCCCATTTGTTCAGGGACATCGAGGAAGTAAATATGGAAACGGAACGCTTCAGGGAGGAATACAATCGGTTCCATCCCCATAAGTCTCTGGGAAGAAGCAGCCCGAAAGAATTTTTAGAGGTTTTTCAAAGGGGCATGCCCCTTTGA
- a CDS encoding CBS domain-containing protein — MKKRVPVSQIMTKNVVTLSVKDNLVTAEELFKKHRIRHIPVVSGDEVIGILSYTDLMRISFADAIDEHEQEVDTMVYNMFTIEQVMAKNVISVTSGTTIQDTAKFLAERDFHALPVIDDGKLVGIVTTTDLINYLLQQY, encoded by the coding sequence ATGAAAAAAAGAGTCCCCGTATCCCAGATAATGACAAAAAACGTGGTCACCCTAAGCGTTAAAGACAATTTGGTCACCGCAGAAGAGCTTTTCAAAAAACATCGCATCCGCCATATTCCCGTGGTTTCTGGCGATGAGGTAATCGGTATTCTAAGCTACACCGACCTAATGCGTATCAGCTTTGCCGATGCCATAGACGAACACGAGCAAGAGGTTGACACCATGGTCTACAATATGTTTACCATAGAACAGGTAATGGCCAAAAACGTCATCAGTGTTACGTCTGGCACAACAATCCAAGACACGGCAAAGTTCTTGGCAGAAAGAGATTTTCATGCCCTACCGGTGATTGACGATGGCAAGCTTGTGGGCATTGTCACCACTACAGATTTGATCAATTATTTGCTGCAACAATACTGA
- a CDS encoding ABC transporter permease, with amino-acid sequence MLKILKYSFYDLMRSRWSYVYFLFYLALGFVLLFLNNDLSKAVITLMNVIIVLVPLIGTIFGVMYFYNSKEFTELLLAQPLKRSTIFLGQYFGVAGSLTLSLVLGLGIPFVLYGLFRSEAIFNFVLLLVTGAFLTLIFTALAFNIAISNENRIKGFGYAVLLWLFLAVIYDGLFLLSLIIFEEYPLDTFSLAATMFNPIDLSRTLILLKLDISALLGYTGAVFKKFFGTNLGFLVSLLVLALWTILPIWRLAFKAKRKDF; translated from the coding sequence ATGCTTAAAATATTGAAATACAGTTTTTATGACCTGATGCGAAGCCGCTGGAGCTACGTTTATTTTCTATTCTATCTGGCATTGGGGTTTGTACTGCTGTTCTTGAACAACGATCTGTCAAAAGCCGTCATCACCCTGATGAACGTTATCATCGTGCTGGTGCCGTTGATCGGAACCATCTTTGGGGTCATGTATTTTTACAACTCCAAAGAGTTTACAGAACTTTTATTGGCACAGCCATTAAAACGTTCTACAATCTTCTTGGGGCAATATTTTGGGGTCGCGGGCTCATTGACCTTGAGCCTTGTGCTAGGCCTCGGCATACCTTTTGTGCTGTACGGCCTTTTCAGAAGCGAGGCCATTTTCAACTTTGTGCTTTTGTTGGTCACCGGGGCCTTTCTCACCTTGATTTTTACCGCCCTGGCCTTCAATATTGCCATCTCCAATGAAAATAGAATCAAAGGCTTTGGCTACGCTGTGTTGCTGTGGCTGTTCTTGGCGGTCATCTACGACGGACTCTTTCTCTTATCGCTCATCATTTTTGAGGAATATCCATTGGATACGTTTTCACTGGCTGCCACCATGTTCAATCCAATCGACCTATCAAGAACCTTAATATTGCTGAAGCTGGATATTTCTGCCCTGCTTGGATATACGGGTGCCGTGTTCAAAAAATTCTTCGGTACCAATCTGGGCTTTTTGGTCTCGCTTTTGGTATTGGCTCTTTGGACCATACTACCGATTTGGCGATTGGCCTTCAAGGCAAAAAGAAAAGATTTCTAA
- a CDS encoding ABC transporter ATP-binding protein: protein MIEITSLHKRFGKNQVLTGVDLTIRNGGIYAVLGPNGSGKTTLIKSILGMVIPNKGSISVLGQNIKNSWKYRKQIDYLPQIANFPSNIKVKELIRMIKDLRQKPSDEEKLINLFGLQPFLDKKLGTLSGGTKQKVNLVLTFMFDSPLMILDEPTTGLDPASLIKLKELIQAEKAKGKTLLVTTHIMQFVEEVADEVVYLLEGKIYFKGSIDALKKKTGQTDVEHAIAAIATHTADA from the coding sequence ATGATCGAGATAACAAGCCTACATAAAAGATTTGGCAAAAACCAAGTGCTGACAGGGGTTGACCTCACCATAAGAAATGGTGGCATCTATGCTGTTTTGGGGCCGAACGGTTCAGGCAAGACCACGCTCATTAAAAGCATATTGGGCATGGTAATACCCAATAAGGGCAGCATTTCGGTTTTAGGGCAGAACATAAAGAACAGTTGGAAATACCGCAAGCAAATCGATTATCTGCCGCAGATTGCGAATTTTCCAAGCAACATTAAGGTAAAAGAGCTGATACGCATGATCAAAGACCTGCGGCAAAAACCGAGCGATGAGGAAAAATTGATCAATCTGTTTGGCCTGCAGCCTTTCTTGGACAAAAAACTTGGCACGCTCTCGGGCGGAACCAAACAAAAGGTAAACCTTGTACTGACCTTTATGTTCGACAGCCCGCTTATGATATTGGACGAACCCACCACCGGTCTGGATCCCGCTTCTTTGATAAAGTTGAAAGAGCTGATTCAAGCAGAAAAAGCCAAGGGCAAGACCCTACTGGTCACCACGCACATCATGCAGTTTGTGGAAGAAGTGGCCGACGAGGTCGTATACCTGCTCGAGGGCAAGATCTATTTCAAGGGAAGTATTGACGCCCTGAAGAAAAAAACGGGCCAAACAGATGTTGAACATGCCATTGCGGCCATTGCAACCCATACCGCCGATGCTTAA
- a CDS encoding nitrous oxide reductase family maturation protein NosD yields the protein MAIAEQITVCADCEALSIKQAIAMASDNDTLLIKKGTYKEFNILIDKPLTLLGENYPVIDGEDKGEIIRIASDNVTVDGLFIINVGTSYTSDYAAIRVVQSENFLIQNIVLEKLFFGIYLEKSNNGKVYHNKIIGDAVDEYNSGNGIQLWYSHNVVVDHNIVQGVRDGIYLEFSDNVTINNNLSSNNLRYGLHFMFSNDDVYTNNTFENNGAGVAVMFSKRIKMRKNIFRKNWGTASYGVLLKEINDAEIVGNTFEENTIGINIEGSNRIDYRNNDFINNGWAVKVRGACYSNRFVGNNFLYNSFDISYNSKVSDNVFEQNYWSSYTGYDLNKDGIGDVPYRPVKLFSYIVNRTPETIVLLRSLFMDIIDFSEKVSPVFTPDNLVDATPLMRPFSGLEEDVVASQTSKPK from the coding sequence ATGGCCATTGCCGAACAAATCACGGTATGCGCCGATTGTGAGGCACTCTCAATAAAACAAGCCATTGCAATGGCCTCCGATAATGATACCCTGTTGATCAAAAAGGGAACCTATAAAGAGTTCAATATTCTCATCGACAAGCCACTTACCCTGTTGGGCGAGAATTACCCCGTTATAGACGGAGAAGACAAGGGCGAAATCATTCGAATCGCATCAGACAACGTAACTGTAGATGGTCTGTTCATCATAAACGTCGGTACGAGTTACACCTCGGATTATGCAGCCATACGGGTGGTTCAGAGTGAGAACTTCCTGATTCAGAACATTGTGCTGGAAAAGTTGTTCTTTGGCATTTATCTTGAAAAATCAAACAACGGAAAAGTATATCACAACAAAATCATCGGAGATGCGGTTGATGAATACAATTCTGGCAACGGCATACAGCTTTGGTATTCGCACAACGTAGTGGTTGACCACAACATCGTACAGGGTGTGCGTGATGGCATTTATCTCGAATTTTCAGATAACGTGACCATCAACAATAACCTCAGCTCAAACAATCTTCGTTATGGTCTACACTTTATGTTCTCGAACGACGATGTGTATACCAACAACACCTTCGAGAACAACGGTGCCGGTGTGGCGGTCATGTTTTCGAAGCGTATTAAAATGCGCAAAAACATCTTCCGAAAAAATTGGGGCACCGCTTCTTATGGGGTACTGCTAAAAGAAATTAACGATGCCGAGATCGTTGGCAACACCTTTGAAGAAAATACCATCGGAATCAATATCGAGGGTTCAAACAGAATCGACTACCGGAACAACGATTTCATCAATAATGGATGGGCCGTAAAGGTTCGTGGTGCCTGTTATTCGAACCGGTTTGTCGGAAACAACTTTTTGTACAACTCTTTTGACATTTCTTACAACAGCAAGGTTAGTGACAATGTTTTTGAACAAAATTATTGGAGCAGTTACACTGGTTATGATCTGAATAAAGACGGAATCGGCGATGTGCCCTATCGCCCGGTAAAGCTGTTTTCTTATATTGTGAACCGCACGCCCGAGACCATTGTGCTGTTACGCAGTCTGTTTATGGATATCATCGACTTTTCAGAAAAAGTATCGCCCGTTTTTACACCCGACAACCTAGTAGATGCGACCCCTTTGATGCGGCCCTTTTCAGGGCTTGAAGAGGATGTGGTTGCAAGTCAAACATCCAAACCCAAATAA
- a CDS encoding cupin domain-containing protein produces MMYEIDESLKAQPFNGLQIKKLTKGSTFEVMGISLEKDAIFPEHTSPSDALLVVLEGTIDFFIDGKSFRLTQQENFSFPKETPHWVKAHENTKFLIIR; encoded by the coding sequence ATGATGTACGAAATAGACGAAAGCCTTAAAGCACAGCCCTTCAATGGCCTACAAATAAAAAAGTTGACCAAAGGCAGTACCTTTGAGGTCATGGGCATTAGCCTCGAAAAAGATGCAATCTTTCCCGAACACACCTCCCCCAGTGATGCACTGTTGGTTGTTCTTGAGGGAACTATTGATTTTTTTATAGACGGAAAAAGCTTCCGATTGACCCAACAGGAAAATTTTTCATTTCCGAAGGAAACCCCTCATTGGGTAAAGGCTCATGAAAACACCAAATTTTTGATTATCCGTTAA
- a CDS encoding nitrous oxide reductase accessory protein NosL: MSTRYLLLICLALAIGSCSVKPKPIEYGSDACHFCSMTLVDRQHAAQIVTDKGRVYNFDAVECMMNHLKEVDNSTVALFLVNGYTQPGELIDATKATYLISEGIPSPMGEFLTAFDSRADAEKAQQQHGGELYSWNELRNRFKP; the protein is encoded by the coding sequence ATGAGTACACGTTATCTTTTGTTAATATGCCTAGCACTGGCCATTGGCTCTTGCAGTGTTAAGCCGAAGCCCATAGAATACGGTTCAGATGCCTGCCATTTCTGTAGTATGACCTTAGTGGATAGGCAGCATGCCGCCCAAATCGTGACCGACAAAGGTAGAGTCTATAACTTTGATGCCGTGGAATGCATGATGAACCACTTAAAGGAAGTTGACAATAGCACGGTCGCGCTGTTTTTGGTCAACGGCTACACACAACCTGGTGAACTGATCGATGCCACTAAGGCCACTTATCTCATCAGCGAAGGCATACCGAGCCCCATGGGAGAGTTTTTAACGGCATTCGATAGCAGGGCTGATGCCGAAAAGGCACAACAACAGCATGGCGGTGAACTGTATTCATGGAATGAACTCCGAAACCGTTTCAAACCGTAA